A window of the Paenibacillus woosongensis genome harbors these coding sequences:
- a CDS encoding Mbeg1-like protein, whose translation MAELKENQLLLLNNLIYLQEVADSNNKKVGDIVDSFLYGNGLDKSRNLGKIGTDDEYPCKMSKEEWLVILRAIEKDSQLRSLTVADGRTGVMFDKNGKTIRGSDGKPLEAGMRAATFVDPQGEATVVFRGTGGDYEWHDNGQGGYLSDTQQQIAALEYIESLKYENITVTGHSKGGNKTQYVAILSDKVDRALSFDGQGFSKEFIEKYKDRIEANKHKITSVSAKDDFVNCLLNPIAGTIKYIETDKQEQFIYNHRPNIILDENGQVRELAEQGDIPKFINEFTIYINETMEEPYRSYALDGVLAFMESGAEGFEKEGDFQKWVGAAMVLSHLDDYAFSKIAEEYGDEVELVVTFIAAYLFPYIFADDFLKSLGKNIMNGINYVMDKLNQFGDWIVKQLTIAAAKLVKAGKMVGDALTRFAEQVKTEWGKFKERAKELAKDIAVAGVRAAQAIERFKEKVKNAVTSFFRSIAERTKKIIAAIKQAWDKTVNDVSNSVNTAINEAKAGLSKRYDAFKSNIKLLAQLPKRAAGMLTARKAPSSGKNKNYTAKIIKGYGSHTSVKLAVDFSRLNHLKLKFKNFEDYLGSRVQQMLSQAERISSSTGRSYSESNVQRQVHQVHRACEQVRQRHRKVAAELQSKAKFLTHAEEQYRKIERMISKDISVGVSF comes from the coding sequence ATGGCTGAGCTGAAAGAGAATCAACTGCTGCTGCTGAACAACCTGATATACCTTCAAGAGGTAGCTGACAGCAACAATAAGAAGGTCGGAGATATCGTAGATTCCTTTCTATATGGCAACGGTCTGGACAAAAGCCGGAATCTGGGCAAAATCGGCACCGACGATGAGTATCCCTGTAAAATGTCCAAGGAAGAATGGCTTGTCATTTTGCGGGCGATCGAGAAGGATTCGCAGCTGCGTTCCTTAACCGTCGCGGACGGCCGTACCGGCGTCATGTTCGACAAGAACGGCAAAACGATTCGGGGCAGTGACGGCAAGCCGCTTGAGGCCGGGATGCGGGCAGCCACGTTCGTTGATCCGCAAGGGGAGGCGACCGTCGTATTTCGGGGAACCGGTGGCGATTATGAATGGCACGATAACGGGCAGGGCGGGTATTTGTCGGATACGCAGCAGCAGATCGCCGCTTTGGAATATATCGAGAGCTTGAAATACGAGAATATCACGGTTACGGGCCACTCGAAGGGCGGTAATAAAACGCAGTACGTAGCGATTCTGTCCGATAAGGTGGATCGGGCGCTTTCGTTCGACGGGCAGGGCTTCTCCAAGGAGTTCATCGAGAAGTATAAAGATCGGATCGAAGCGAATAAACACAAAATAACCTCGGTTTCAGCCAAGGACGATTTCGTCAATTGCTTGCTGAATCCCATTGCGGGGACGATTAAGTATATTGAAACGGACAAGCAGGAGCAATTCATTTACAATCACCGGCCTAACATCATCCTCGACGAGAACGGTCAAGTAAGGGAACTGGCCGAGCAGGGGGATATTCCGAAATTTATTAATGAATTCACCATCTATATCAATGAGACGATGGAGGAGCCTTACCGCAGCTATGCGCTCGACGGTGTGCTGGCCTTCATGGAAAGCGGGGCCGAAGGCTTCGAAAAAGAAGGCGACTTCCAGAAGTGGGTCGGGGCGGCGATGGTGCTTAGCCATCTGGACGATTATGCGTTCAGTAAAATTGCCGAGGAGTATGGGGATGAGGTGGAGTTAGTCGTTACATTTATCGCAGCTTATTTGTTCCCATATATCTTCGCTGATGATTTCCTGAAATCTCTGGGCAAGAACATCATGAACGGGATTAATTACGTCATGGACAAGCTCAATCAGTTTGGCGACTGGATCGTGAAGCAACTGACGATTGCCGCTGCCAAGCTCGTCAAAGCGGGGAAGATGGTCGGAGATGCTTTAACAAGGTTCGCGGAGCAGGTGAAAACGGAATGGGGGAAATTTAAGGAACGGGCTAAAGAACTAGCCAAGGATATCGCGGTGGCGGGAGTTCGTGCGGCACAGGCGATAGAGCGATTCAAAGAGAAGGTTAAAAATGCCGTGACGAGCTTCTTCAGAAGCATTGCCGAAAGAACGAAAAAGATTATTGCCGCCATTAAACAGGCCTGGGACAAAACCGTAAATGATGTCTCGAACAGCGTGAATACGGCCATTAACGAGGCCAAAGCCGGGCTGTCCAAGAGATATGACGCGTTTAAGTCCAATATCAAATTACTGGCGCAGCTGCCGAAGCGGGCGGCGGGCATGCTTACGGCCAGGAAGGCTCCTTCCTCCGGCAAGAACAAGAACTATACGGCCAAAATCATCAAAGGATACGGCTCGCATACCTCTGTGAAGCTAGCCGTGGACTTCAGCCGTTTAAACCATTTGAAATTGAAATTCAAAAATTTTGAGGATTACCTGGGCTCCCGGGTACAGCAGATGCTGTCCCAGGCGGAGCGGATCTCCTCCAGCACCGGTCGGTCTTACAGCGAGTCTAACGTGCAGCGGCAGGTGCACCAGGTCCACCGCGCCTGCGAACAAGTAAGACAGCGCCACAGGAAGGTGGCTGCCGAGCTGCAGAGCAAGGCGAAGTTCCTGACGCATGCCGAGGAGCAGTATCGAAAGATTGAGCGGATGATCTCCAAGGATATTTCAGTGGGCGTTTCTTTTTAA
- a CDS encoding copper amine oxidase N-terminal domain-containing protein has protein sequence MKKRIATALAMLLLLMGLVPVLTAAKPLPLRVEVNTNRIYFPDEQPYVDKAQRVQVPVRFVSEALGAKVGWNAATKTVTVDLDSNRVVLVLGSKKYTVNGVEKQMDTAAERVGGRTFVPLRFISEGLDASVKWDSAVRTVYINTAGFDPNEVKTDSDQIVEETLHGFKIKYNTGSMMDIKKSSGEGTQALMAILIDFGMWGGDYEMQLEELEEILLQRVEEKTVKSVMSYVKTKKTPEPELEPKEFSDDTFKIRVASNINSNIAVTIYYK, from the coding sequence ATGAAAAAAAGAATCGCAACTGCACTAGCCATGCTGCTGTTATTGATGGGACTAGTCCCGGTTTTGACCGCAGCTAAACCATTGCCGCTGCGTGTGGAGGTAAATACGAACCGCATTTACTTCCCGGATGAGCAGCCTTATGTAGATAAGGCTCAGCGGGTACAGGTGCCTGTACGTTTTGTTAGTGAGGCTTTGGGGGCAAAAGTAGGCTGGAACGCGGCCACCAAGACCGTTACGGTAGACCTGGATTCAAACCGCGTAGTCCTGGTGCTCGGCAGTAAGAAGTACACGGTGAATGGCGTGGAGAAACAAATGGATACGGCAGCAGAGCGAGTAGGCGGCAGAACCTTCGTTCCTCTTCGTTTTATAAGTGAGGGATTGGATGCGTCCGTAAAATGGGATTCCGCAGTGAGAACAGTCTATATTAATACGGCCGGATTTGATCCTAATGAGGTTAAAACTGATTCGGATCAAATTGTAGAGGAAACGCTGCACGGCTTCAAAATTAAGTACAATACTGGCTCAATGATGGATATCAAAAAAAGTAGCGGTGAAGGTACGCAAGCTCTCATGGCCATCCTGATAGACTTTGGCATGTGGGGGGGAGATTATGAAATGCAGCTGGAAGAGTTAGAAGAGATCCTGCTGCAAAGAGTGGAAGAAAAAACGGTGAAGTCTGTTATGAGCTATGTCAAAACTAAAAAAACGCCTGAACCAGAGCTGGAACCGAAAGAATTTTCTGATGATACGTTTAAGATTAGAGTGGCATCAAATATAAATTCAAATATTGCAGTAACTATATATTATAAGTAG
- a CDS encoding serine/threonine protein kinase, with the protein MNKGLLGNDAGGLRRNARLHSAESGKEQRTYRVRSTISTSELAIVYAARSEEQEMKCVIKEFFPKALVRRGKDGSSVRRLSGVPHDKYEALRNAFINEAVLLKACEHPGVVRCIDQFEQNGTVYIVMEFIEGMTLAEMVGGRPDMIEPGFLYRTMLPLIETLEHLHQQGVIHRDLKPGNIMIDQEGRAKLLDFGSAVRFAESGAHPILTTAGYSPLELYSEQSKQGPVSDIYSLAALLYYCCRGTAPTDVRKRLFDDRLEPVSAGLKRGWPFLSRAIQRGLIVSPDKRCSSLKWFKAAITMEYVTSPSVRRKSRSG; encoded by the coding sequence GTGAATAAAGGTTTATTGGGGAATGACGCAGGTGGTTTGCGCCGGAATGCGCGATTGCATAGCGCGGAGTCCGGCAAGGAGCAGCGGACCTACCGGGTCCGCAGCACAATTTCAACGAGCGAGCTGGCCATAGTATATGCGGCCAGAAGCGAAGAACAGGAAATGAAGTGCGTAATTAAAGAGTTCTTCCCGAAGGCGCTTGTGCGCAGAGGGAAGGATGGCAGCTCCGTACGCCGTTTATCCGGCGTGCCGCACGACAAGTATGAAGCGCTGAGGAATGCATTTATCAATGAAGCAGTCCTTCTTAAGGCCTGCGAGCATCCCGGCGTGGTCCGCTGTATCGATCAATTTGAACAAAATGGCACCGTCTATATCGTCATGGAGTTCATCGAAGGAATGACGCTGGCGGAAATGGTCGGCGGACGTCCAGACATGATAGAGCCCGGCTTCCTGTACAGGACGATGCTTCCGTTGATCGAGACGCTGGAGCATCTGCATCAGCAGGGAGTCATTCATCGTGACTTGAAGCCGGGCAATATTATGATCGACCAAGAGGGTCGCGCGAAGCTGCTAGATTTCGGCTCGGCCGTACGCTTTGCGGAAAGCGGCGCCCACCCGATCCTGACCACGGCAGGTTATTCGCCGCTGGAGCTCTATTCCGAGCAGTCCAAGCAAGGTCCGGTTAGCGATATTTACAGCCTGGCGGCTTTATTGTATTACTGCTGCCGCGGCACAGCGCCGACCGATGTCCGCAAGCGGCTGTTCGACGACCGCCTGGAGCCGGTCAGCGCCGGGCTGAAGCGCGGCTGGCCGTTCCTGTCCCGGGCGATCCAACGCGGGCTCATCGTGTCCCCGGACAAGCGCTGTTCATCCCTTAAATGGTTCAAGGCAGCGATTACGATGGAATACGTGACTAGCCCGTCTGTTCGCCGGAAGAGCCGCTCCGGATAA
- a CDS encoding vWA domain-containing protein produces MDTSYSMNHADPNKTASEVIHMFMDMSEASRTRVGFVAYNHQIVASKPLTSISVAANKTELKQKIAGLRRSGYTDLGLGLNTGGNLISSKAAEGEGSGRKPFVILLSDGETDFGPGYSKRTAADSAKDVDKAIAKAQKDGYPIYTIGLNHDGTVNPDELERISKETGGASYITSSADDLPEIFNRIFAAEMRSVLLPVAGVTATGQLQEVQVDIPNSSMREANIILLSEHSLKETQLFYSSENIRMFKSGSYTLIKVSQPKKGTAKLKFRGTPGDLVKINLLGSYEMEAHAAITSKNAIKGQPTGIEAKLVHPAANEPLTEQELYDSLQGQLIVTDLQTNKDTMVDMKNEGTRFYAEYVFPSSGQYKWQVKMDGPSFYRHSAVHEQKIVNLAPTVHGSEHVEVIKEDGQAMLALSDLFLDENGDELTYQLHRGAPDKTVSPELQNGMLALSPLKTGQTQITLTATDSEGGSATAVLNVHVKSKYTVLKWSIAGGILLLAAAVGLFLWLRPKPGFTGKLEGYFLATASGSEVPVKSWPLTSFEGRKVTLLELFVSLDVHEPLPEAEHVVFTPGKDGKLIVKNTSRSSLVRNRTPLPKDKKEALEYNDKLYITFEDGITEIELRYKAIKPATNIFIRSGSSGEQTG; encoded by the coding sequence TTGGATACAAGCTACTCCATGAATCATGCCGATCCAAACAAAACGGCCAGCGAGGTCATTCATATGTTCATGGATATGAGCGAAGCGAGCAGGACGCGAGTAGGCTTTGTGGCATACAACCATCAGATTGTGGCCTCCAAGCCGCTGACTTCGATTTCCGTTGCGGCGAACAAAACGGAGCTGAAGCAGAAAATTGCCGGACTGCGCCGAAGCGGATACACCGATTTAGGACTGGGTTTGAACACGGGCGGGAACTTAATTTCTTCAAAAGCAGCTGAAGGTGAAGGAAGCGGACGCAAGCCGTTCGTCATTCTGCTCTCGGATGGGGAAACCGACTTTGGACCCGGATATTCCAAGCGGACGGCTGCCGATTCGGCCAAGGATGTAGATAAAGCAATCGCCAAGGCGCAGAAGGACGGTTATCCGATCTACACCATCGGACTGAACCATGACGGGACGGTCAATCCCGATGAGCTGGAGCGAATCTCGAAGGAAACGGGAGGCGCATCGTATATTACCAGCAGCGCGGACGATCTGCCGGAGATTTTCAATCGGATTTTTGCGGCGGAAATGAGGTCGGTACTGCTTCCGGTGGCTGGCGTCACCGCTACGGGACAACTGCAGGAGGTGCAGGTCGATATTCCTAATTCCAGCATGCGGGAAGCCAATATCATACTGCTCTCCGAGCATTCGCTCAAAGAGACGCAGCTGTTCTACAGCTCGGAGAACATTCGCATGTTCAAATCCGGAAGCTATACGCTGATCAAGGTATCACAGCCAAAGAAAGGAACGGCCAAGCTCAAATTCAGAGGGACACCTGGGGATCTCGTCAAAATCAATCTGCTCGGCAGCTACGAGATGGAGGCCCATGCCGCGATCACCAGCAAAAATGCGATCAAGGGACAGCCTACTGGCATCGAGGCCAAGCTGGTCCATCCGGCGGCGAATGAGCCGCTAACGGAACAGGAACTTTACGACTCCCTGCAGGGTCAACTGATCGTTACCGACCTGCAGACGAACAAAGACACAATGGTGGATATGAAAAATGAAGGAACACGCTTCTATGCCGAGTACGTGTTTCCTTCTTCAGGCCAATACAAATGGCAGGTAAAAATGGACGGGCCAAGCTTCTACAGGCATAGCGCCGTCCATGAACAGAAGATCGTCAATCTTGCACCTACTGTCCATGGCAGCGAACACGTGGAGGTCATCAAAGAAGATGGGCAAGCCATGCTGGCATTAAGCGACTTATTCCTCGACGAGAACGGGGACGAATTAACGTATCAACTGCACCGTGGCGCCCCGGACAAAACAGTAAGTCCCGAGCTTCAAAACGGCATGCTCGCTTTGTCGCCGTTAAAAACCGGACAGACCCAGATTACGCTGACGGCTACCGATTCGGAGGGCGGCTCGGCCACCGCTGTTCTGAACGTTCACGTCAAATCGAAATATACGGTACTGAAATGGTCTATCGCTGGAGGCATTCTGCTGCTTGCCGCCGCTGTCGGTTTATTCTTATGGCTTCGGCCGAAACCGGGCTTTACCGGCAAGCTGGAAGGATATTTCCTTGCAACAGCCAGCGGAAGCGAAGTGCCGGTCAAGTCTTGGCCGCTCACCTCGTTTGAGGGGCGGAAGGTCACGCTGCTCGAGCTGTTCGTGAGCCTCGACGTCCATGAGCCGCTCCCGGAAGCCGAGCACGTCGTCTTTACGCCGGGAAAAGACGGCAAGCTGATCGTGAAGAACACATCGCGCTCTTCCCTTGTCCGCAACCGTACACCGCTGCCGAAGGACAAAAAAGAAGCCCTCGAATATAATGACAAGCTGTACATTACATTCGAGGACGGCATTACCGAAATCGAGCTGCGTTATAAGGCGATTAAGCCTGCGACGAATATCTTTATCCGGAGCGGCTCTTCCGGCGAACAGACGGGCTAG
- a CDS encoding transcriptional regulator — MDIINQTNRTMLFEEINPEKLDLITIVGDVKGIDSLSDDKIKEINSQLLVRSFDEFLDKFSPTVYSFFNAANQKVVYMLKKPEGIAEEAISEIRIDQHNDFLKMLFTLIDTKRSQGMTNVDFRFEHLLDMISPKKVMDDIRQVRKEIHYMYGQYEKLDDEDPKKLDMGDKLNAMFEEASANYNNVMAMLPLAIEDIKTRLLLGSSNEEQDAEAVQIGMLTIGESGELKIIEAPKGESTELVLLDESSSNDLAQVFEEDYNSITESPSGYVKDLVVRTFSPLPAVSTDIDLETEVQNYNTYLEFYKTAKDDFVKTVKPLVEKILGVKMFFDQYAVKNKGMAPSLLVTNTKLDMIVKSANIPRLETYLNTVNSKNDFSDTIWFGIVPSVELETAGKVKVTRERFKGNEKIAKQDGNTMESLSMLMQVVKDFKVQIFFSFESGEETTFNNMATAGIDKYIDKCAPLIRKEYSEYAIPCIPNFTVIPKEKSGVVIDSRMVQTENGAQLSKEKEDILKLWIEGVYVGASYVAAGIVAAYQCPEYLKESFKNTSKEFPGVRFDIEAGENSLRAVTTMAKEITGFTNTIKDSINRKNFGFIFSSENAQLQGKDIRRITVYKARSLAASEDGFDSIYKTLVSTYIERILRFQTADFKHENIIKFFSNNPSSQKSMWLAKRGFINSIIHDGDDMNYVIDEKNNLCHIDLIYNGNVKNLEVMITKGTSPVKV; from the coding sequence ATGGATATTATCAATCAGACCAATCGAACGATGCTGTTCGAGGAGATCAATCCCGAGAAGCTGGACCTGATTACCATCGTGGGTGATGTCAAAGGCATTGACAGCCTAAGCGACGACAAAATCAAGGAGATTAACAGCCAGCTATTGGTGCGGAGCTTCGATGAGTTTCTGGACAAGTTCTCGCCGACGGTGTACTCATTCTTCAACGCGGCTAACCAAAAGGTCGTCTACATGCTGAAAAAGCCCGAAGGAATTGCCGAGGAAGCGATCTCCGAGATCCGGATCGATCAACACAACGATTTCCTGAAAATGCTGTTCACGCTGATCGACACGAAACGAAGCCAAGGGATGACCAACGTGGATTTCAGATTCGAGCATCTGCTCGACATGATCTCTCCGAAGAAAGTGATGGACGACATTCGCCAGGTTCGGAAGGAAATCCATTACATGTATGGTCAATACGAGAAGCTGGATGACGAAGATCCGAAGAAGCTGGATATGGGGGACAAACTGAACGCGATGTTCGAAGAGGCGAGCGCCAATTACAACAACGTAATGGCAATGCTTCCCCTCGCGATCGAGGATATCAAGACGCGGCTTCTGCTGGGCAGCTCAAACGAGGAACAGGATGCCGAAGCCGTACAAATCGGTATGCTGACGATCGGGGAGAGCGGCGAGCTGAAAATCATCGAGGCGCCGAAGGGCGAGAGCACGGAGCTCGTGCTGCTGGATGAGAGCAGCTCCAATGACCTGGCTCAAGTCTTCGAAGAAGACTATAACTCGATCACAGAGTCTCCATCCGGTTATGTGAAGGATCTGGTAGTTCGCACATTCAGCCCGCTGCCTGCTGTAAGTACAGATATTGATCTAGAGACAGAGGTACAGAACTACAACACGTATCTGGAATTCTACAAAACGGCAAAAGATGATTTCGTCAAAACAGTGAAGCCGCTGGTCGAGAAAATTCTCGGCGTGAAAATGTTCTTTGACCAATATGCGGTCAAGAACAAGGGCATGGCTCCTTCTCTGCTTGTGACAAATACGAAGCTCGATATGATCGTGAAGAGCGCGAACATTCCTCGTCTGGAGACCTACCTGAACACGGTGAACTCCAAGAATGATTTCAGCGATACGATCTGGTTCGGCATTGTGCCTTCCGTAGAGCTGGAGACAGCCGGCAAGGTGAAGGTTACCCGCGAGCGCTTCAAGGGCAACGAGAAAATTGCCAAGCAGGACGGCAACACGATGGAATCATTGTCGATGCTCATGCAGGTCGTCAAAGACTTCAAGGTGCAAATTTTCTTCAGCTTCGAGTCGGGTGAAGAGACGACATTTAACAACATGGCTACCGCAGGAATCGACAAATACATCGACAAATGCGCGCCGCTGATCCGCAAGGAATACAGCGAATATGCCATTCCGTGTATCCCGAATTTTACAGTCATTCCGAAGGAAAAGTCCGGGGTTGTCATCGACAGCCGCATGGTGCAGACCGAAAACGGCGCCCAGCTCTCCAAGGAGAAAGAGGACATCCTCAAGCTGTGGATCGAGGGCGTATACGTAGGCGCGTCCTATGTAGCTGCGGGAATCGTGGCGGCATATCAATGTCCGGAATACTTGAAGGAATCCTTCAAGAACACGAGCAAAGAATTCCCTGGCGTGCGCTTTGACATCGAAGCGGGCGAAAACAGCCTGCGGGCCGTAACGACGATGGCCAAGGAGATTACCGGCTTCACGAATACGATCAAGGATTCGATCAACCGGAAGAACTTCGGCTTTATTTTCTCGTCGGAGAATGCCCAGCTGCAAGGCAAAGACATTCGCCGGATTACGGTGTACAAGGCGAGAAGCCTGGCCGCGTCCGAGGACGGGTTCGACTCGATTTACAAAACCTTGGTTAGCACATACATAGAGCGGATTCTCCGCTTCCAGACCGCGGACTTCAAGCATGAGAACATTATTAAATTTTTCAGCAACAACCCGAGCAGCCAGAAGAGCATGTGGCTGGCCAAGCGCGGTTTCATAAATTCAATCATTCATGACGGCGATGACATGAACTATGTGATCGACGAGAAGAACAATCTGTGCCACATTGACCTGATCTATAACGGCAATGTGAAGAATTTGGAAGTGATGATCACCAAAGGCACCAGCCCAGTCAAAGTCTAG
- a CDS encoding membrane-associated protease 1 translates to MGFRLKVEGAETIELGMDNIQRVIYDTDTPDDSNARSTDVGSTLKISGKIITATDGDKADDTLKLALWSLVPAEKADCYRKLTLEVIAADQVVREITFPNAFVVDYKETFGDTEGVGTFELYVKQKKDKTELAKLNGGYDASN, encoded by the coding sequence ATGGGATTCAGATTGAAAGTAGAAGGAGCCGAAACGATCGAGCTCGGAATGGACAACATTCAAAGAGTAATTTATGACACGGATACACCGGACGATTCCAACGCTAGATCCACCGATGTTGGCTCCACATTGAAAATCAGCGGCAAAATCATCACGGCTACCGACGGCGACAAAGCGGACGACACGCTGAAGCTGGCATTGTGGTCCCTGGTTCCTGCTGAGAAAGCAGACTGCTACCGCAAGCTGACGCTTGAGGTTATCGCAGCGGATCAAGTTGTTCGGGAGATCACTTTCCCTAACGCGTTCGTGGTGGATTACAAAGAAACATTTGGCGACACGGAAGGCGTAGGTACTTTCGAGCTGTACGTGAAGCAGAAAAAAGACAAAACGGAGCTGGCCAAACTGAACGGCGGCTACGACGCAAGCAACTAA
- a CDS encoding J domain-containing protein, translated as MTDYYAQLGVSRQATAAEIRQAYRKLAKQYHPDVNPGNAEAEAKFKLIVEAYETLSDEQLRAAYDEKLANPNQGSGQRSGRPQQGQGKQRTSGAASGKMEAEGFDPAAMRKQFEQFFGMSPKGQTDAQSKEASEKNPLDTTGIFNQFFGYRK; from the coding sequence GTGACCGACTATTATGCCCAGCTCGGAGTTTCCCGGCAGGCAACGGCGGCAGAGATCAGGCAGGCATACCGCAAGCTGGCCAAGCAATATCATCCGGACGTCAATCCAGGCAACGCGGAGGCGGAAGCCAAGTTCAAGCTAATTGTCGAGGCTTACGAGACTTTGAGCGATGAACAGCTTCGCGCGGCATACGATGAGAAGCTGGCTAACCCGAACCAGGGTTCGGGGCAGAGAAGCGGCAGGCCGCAGCAAGGGCAAGGCAAGCAGCGGACGTCTGGCGCGGCGTCCGGGAAGATGGAGGCGGAGGGTTTTGACCCGGCCGCGATGCGCAAGCAATTCGAGCAGTTTTTTGGGATGTCGCCCAAGGGGCAGACGGATGCCCAGAGCAAGGAAGCCAGCGAGAAAAATCCGTTGGATACGACAGGAATCTTCAATCAATTTTTTGGCTATCGAAAATAA
- a CDS encoding FHA domain-containing protein, with amino-acid sequence MKPDNHKWITLIDLLLYVILAGMVLYALLRPLHYTWQMSIVAGSAVIASVVIWTGGRPHAKPSLAREAVTKIVLLDDDGERVKEWYVKGETSVLIGKNTQSGEVDIDLSDSEYASLVSSEHAVLNRVGDQWFIEDAESHSGTGIRKAGRSDAKRLIVEEPVEIGPGDLIFIANTRLLVK; translated from the coding sequence TTGAAGCCGGACAACCACAAATGGATTACACTCATCGATCTGCTGCTATACGTAATATTAGCCGGTATGGTGCTGTATGCCCTGCTCCGTCCTTTGCATTATACATGGCAAATGTCCATCGTCGCGGGATCGGCTGTGATTGCCAGCGTAGTGATTTGGACCGGAGGCCGTCCCCATGCCAAGCCGTCCTTGGCGAGGGAAGCGGTCACAAAGATCGTGCTGCTCGATGATGACGGAGAGCGCGTAAAAGAATGGTACGTCAAGGGAGAGACCTCGGTTCTCATCGGAAAAAATACGCAGAGCGGCGAGGTTGACATAGATTTGTCGGACAGCGAGTATGCGTCGCTCGTCAGTTCCGAGCATGCCGTCTTGAATCGCGTCGGCGACCAGTGGTTCATTGAGGATGCGGAATCCCACAGCGGGACAGGCATTCGCAAAGCGGGACGCAGCGATGCGAAGCGGCTGATTGTCGAAGAGCCGGTGGAAATCGGCCCGGGAGATCTAATTTTTATCGCCAATACACGGCTGTTGGTCAAATAA
- a CDS encoding FHA domain-containing protein — protein sequence MSLTRCLNGHMFSTRKHGNTCPYCNTTLEQPSRNESRRPQVAEDMEEKTMPYLGETTGIQPVTGWLVCVEGPQMGQDYRILAEKNFIGRAEEMQIRIIGDNAVSRRNHAVIVYDPKKRNFYLLPGDASGLAYHNNEAVYTPVELNAYDLIQLGRSKFVFVPLCGPHFEWDNS from the coding sequence ATGAGCTTGACGAGATGCCTGAATGGACACATGTTCAGTACGCGGAAGCATGGCAACACTTGTCCATATTGCAACACGACGCTAGAGCAGCCTTCGCGGAACGAATCGCGCAGACCCCAGGTCGCGGAGGATATGGAAGAGAAGACGATGCCTTATCTGGGAGAGACAACAGGAATTCAGCCCGTAACCGGCTGGCTGGTCTGCGTCGAAGGCCCGCAAATGGGGCAGGATTACCGCATTCTGGCTGAGAAAAACTTTATCGGCCGTGCGGAGGAAATGCAAATCCGGATCATTGGGGATAACGCGGTATCCAGGCGCAATCATGCCGTCATCGTCTATGACCCGAAGAAGCGCAATTTCTATCTGCTTCCCGGTGATGCTTCGGGGCTGGCTTACCACAACAATGAAGCGGTATACACGCCGGTTGAGCTTAACGCCTATGATTTAATCCAGCTCGGCCGCAGCAAATTCGTATTCGTGCCTTTATGCGGTCCACATTTCGAGTGGGATAACAGTTAA
- a CDS encoding PP2C family protein-serine/threonine phosphatase: protein MEDWSFIESYGIVAAALIVVAVLLVLRQKLRTSPVSEIPGEDTEPMYIPDIIETVKIGNAQTIGKRDEQDDYFSSSTTRIGTMAAIADGISGLSYGRMASTLAVTMFSREYLKVDDPADIPEYFHKAALISNRAIMEQLGGATGGTTLVVGIVSGGLLHWGAVGDSMLILFRDGEFMPINSKHTLESVLEARYLAGEISKEEAKENPNRNQLINYLGYGGFQSMEVGEPVPLQANDTIILCSDGVYDALTEVEMEQILMQGLHPQDAAEEMISLIERKKYKHQDNATVIILQVI, encoded by the coding sequence ATGGAGGATTGGAGTTTTATCGAATCATACGGAATCGTTGCGGCTGCGCTGATCGTAGTCGCCGTGCTGCTTGTGCTGCGGCAGAAGCTGCGGACGAGCCCTGTGTCGGAAATTCCCGGCGAAGATACCGAACCCATGTATATTCCAGACATCATTGAAACGGTCAAAATCGGGAATGCCCAGACGATCGGCAAGCGGGACGAGCAGGACGACTACTTCTCAAGCTCGACGACGCGCATCGGAACGATGGCGGCGATCGCCGACGGCATAAGCGGATTGTCGTATGGGCGAATGGCCAGCACGCTGGCCGTCACGATGTTCTCAAGGGAGTATTTGAAGGTGGATGATCCGGCGGATATTCCCGAGTATTTTCACAAAGCGGCTCTGATCAGCAACCGGGCAATCATGGAGCAGCTGGGCGGAGCGACCGGGGGAACCACGCTCGTCGTCGGAATTGTGTCTGGAGGATTATTGCATTGGGGAGCGGTTGGGGATAGCATGCTCATTCTGTTCCGAGACGGCGAATTCATGCCGATCAACTCCAAGCACACGCTGGAATCGGTGCTCGAAGCCAGGTATTTGGCAGGTGAAATCAGTAAAGAAGAAGCGAAGGAGAATCCGAACCGCAACCAGCTGATCAATTATTTGGGTTATGGCGGCTTCCAAAGCATGGAGGTCGGCGAACCGGTGCCCCTGCAGGCGAATGACACGATCATTCTGTGCAGCGACGGGGTATACGATGCGCTTACCGAGGTGGAGATGGAGCAGATTCTGATGCAGGGCCTGCACCCGCAGGATGCCGCGGAGGAAATGATCAGCCTCATCGAGCGCAAGAAATACAAGCATCAGGACAACGCTACGGTCATTATTTTGCAAGTGATCTAA